In Hyla sarda isolate aHylSar1 chromosome 9, aHylSar1.hap1, whole genome shotgun sequence, the following proteins share a genomic window:
- the GNG8 gene encoding guanine nucleotide-binding protein G(I)/G(S)/G(O) subunit gamma-8, whose translation MSSNLAKIVEARKDVEQLKMEVNIDRMKVSVVVSDILSFCQSHSVSDPLVSPVPSAENPFRDKRLVCAVL comes from the exons ATGTCAAGCAATTTGGCCAAAATCGTTGAAGCCCGAAAAGACGTGGAGCAGCTAAAGATGGAGGTGAACATAGACCGGATGAAG GTGTCGGTGGTGGTGTCGGACATCCTCTCCTTCTGTCAGTCTCACTCAGTCTCGGATCCGCTGGTTTCTCCAGTTCCGTCTGCTGAGAATCCTTTCCGTGACAAGAGATTGGTGTGCGCCGTGCTGTGA